The genomic window TGAACGATGGTCTTTCCACAAGTCATCAAGAGTCAAACTTTCTGGCAGTTCTCCAAAATTTGAAATAGAAATTCTATCATTATAAACCTTTACAGTTATCGGAGAGATTCCGTATTTTTTGTGTATGATTGCGTTAAATAAAATTTCTCGAATGGCATCGTATGGATACTCTGGCGGTTCTTTTCTGCTAAGCCCTTCATATTTAATATTTCTAAAAATGTATTTCGAATTGAGTAGTTCAAGTGTCTTGTCCGCCAATTCAAAAGCATTGGTTTCAACAACGTCTTGAGTAATTAAATCTGACGGTGAATTGCCGAACTTACCTATTTTCAAATAGGCAGTAGTGTAATATCGTTGTGGATTTTTCCCGAACAATAACAATGCAGCTCTGGTATACCTACCACTTTGGTTAACTAATTCAAGTTTTCTCAAAACAGTTTCTGTATCGGTATCGTAACCAATCGAGGGTAATCTTCCGGTATCAATGGCTTTCTTTTTAAAGGATTCGACAGCCTCAAGATTAATATCTTCAATAGATGCGTTATCCATAGTGACAGCATCCCACGTCAGGTTCTTTTTCTTCAACAAAAAATCTTCTAAAGCGGTACTATTTAATAATTGATTCGTACTACCGCTTCTTAAGTAGAATTTCCCTTTATATGACACAGGAGAGGAAAATGATTCAACTGCTATTTCAATAAAATAGTTATCGTTTTCTTCATGTAAATTCACATCACAAACAATACCAGTCGTATCTTTAATTTTGTTAGGCAACTCGTCCATAAGTTTTTTATACTTATCAACTCCAACTACATTTCCATTGTCATCTTTACCTACATATAAAACACCACCATTGGCATTAGCAAATCCACTAATCCATTGCAGATATTCATCTCGCCACGATTGTTTCCATTCTATGTTTTGTTGTTCAGGCATGTTCTTATCCTAATAGAATCCATCTTTAAAATCAAAGGTATGATAATTTTTAAACATAAAATATAAACTGCATTTGTTCATCGTTTTTAGCGTGGTAACAACACATCCGTTATAAGGGACAGCTTAGCGTAAAAGAGTCGTAGAAGTTGCACCGCCATGCCTTCTCCAGAAATACCACGATTGTAAGAATCAGACATTGTTATTTTTTTAGAAAATCATAGTCGCGTTCTACTTTGGCAATACGCACTTTGTACTGGCTATACCATGTTTTTTGTCCTTTAATCTGTGCTTTTTGATGGTCCAAATTGTCTTTCCAGTGTTTGATGGATTCTACATCGCGCCAATAGGATATGGTGATTCCAATCTCGGAACTGGCATGTTCCATGCCCAAAAAACCGTCTTGTTGAAGAGCGAGTTCACTCATAAGCGCATCCGTTTCGGCATAGCCTTCGTTGTCATTTGTTCTTACAGAAGTGAAAATAACGGCGTAATAGGGGGGTGGGGGTGTGTTTGAAATCATCATAAAAAGTTTACTCTACAAATAAGACCCGCGTTTTTGATTTGGTCACATGGAGTTGAATTTTACGTCCAAAATAGAGGGCACGATTTTCAAATTCATGTCCTGCAGGAAATCCAAAGGCGACGGGTATATCCGTATCTTTGAGTACCTCCAAAATCAAAGCTTCAATGGATTGTCCCCAAGCAGGATTGTTGGTTTTCAGTTGACTCATATCGCCAATAATCACACCGGCACAGTGCTTAAAATAACCCGCACGTTTCAAGCTTTGTAACTGTCGATCGATATGGTATTTGTGTTCGCCAATTTCCTCGATAAAAATAATTTTTCCTTTGGTATCAAGTTGTGTGTCACTTCCTAAGGCGGCGGTTAATAAAGATAAATTTCCGCCTACAAGTGGCCCCATTGCATCTCCTGATTTGTTGTCAGAATATCCTTCAATTTCATAACTTTTTAGAGTTCCAAAAAGTGCAGATTTTAAGGTCGAAACAGAGTGTTTTATGGCGGTAGCATCATCGGTGAGGTTGATGCACATCATAGCGTGCAGACTCTCATATCCCATGTTGTTTAAAGCATTGTGCAATACCGTTACATCTGAATAGCCAACGATCCATTTGGGATGGATTTTAAAACCTTCAAAATCCAAATTATCTATAATTCGTAAAGTACCATAGCCGCCGCGTGCACACCAAATGGCTTTGATGTTTGGGTTGTCCAAGGCGGTTTGCATGTCGCTGCAGCGTTGGGCGTCGGTTCCTGCAAAATGATGTGATTTTGTTTGGAGGTGGTCTCCAAAAACGACTTCCAATCCCCAACTATTTAAGAGGGTTTTGGTTTTTTGAATCACTTCGGCATCTTGTTTTAAAATACCTGCTGGCGCAAGCACGGCAACCGTGTCTCCTGATTTTAAATAGGAAGGGCGAATCATTTCTAAGGATTTATGAGAAGTAAAAGAGGATGTGTTTGAGGAGTTCATAAGCGTCTTGTTTGGTTCTGAATGGATCAGTATTAAAAGGCACCACATTAAAGTATTAAGCATCATTTTGAAGGGCTTTTTGTAAAGATAGGAATTTCTATAAAATTCTGTTTCAAATTGGACGTAATTATATGTATTTTTGTACGAATAATTCAGATACAATGTCAAAACGTTTTACCATTACTGCCGCTTTACCTTACACGAATGGACCCATTCATATCGGCCATTTGGCGGGGGTGTATGTGCCTGCGGATATCTATGCACGTTACTTACGCTTACAAGGGCACGATGTGGCTTTTATTTGTGGAAGTGATGAGCACGGTGTACCCATTACCATTAAGGCTAAAAAGGAAGGCGTGACCCCACAAGATATTGTCGATCGTTTTCATGCGAATATCAAAACCTCTTTTGAAGATTTTGGAATTTCGTTTGATAATTACTCCAGAACTTCTGGGAAAATTCATCACGAGACGGCTTCTGAATTTTTTAAAACGCTGTATGATAAAGGCGATTTTATTGAAGAAACCACTGCTCAATTATACGATGCGGAAGCCAATCAGTTTTTGGCCGATCGCTTTGTGGTTGGGACTTGCCCAAAATGTGGCAATGAAGAAAGTTATGGCGATCAGTGTGAGGCGTGTGGAACAACCCACAATGCCACGGATTTAATCAACCCAAAATCCGCCATCACGGGTGCAGTTCCCTCTTTAAAAGAAACAAAACACTGGTTTTTACCACTAGACAAACACGAAGCTTTTTTAAAAGAATGGATTTTAGACAGGCATAAAGCCGACTGGAAACCCAATGTTTATGGGCAATGCAAATCATGGATTGACGATGGTTTGCGCCCGCGTGCCGTGACTCGCGATTTGGACTGGGGCATTCCTGTTCCTGTGGAGGGTGGCAACGGAAAAGTGTTGTATGTGTGGTTTGATGCGCCTATCGGATACATCTCTTCTACCAAAGAATGGGCCCAACGCGAAGGTAAGGATTGGGAACCGTATTGGAAAGATAAAGACACTACACTGGTTCATTT from Formosa sp. Hel1_33_131 includes these protein-coding regions:
- a CDS encoding S66 peptidase family protein — protein: MNSSNTSSFTSHKSLEMIRPSYLKSGDTVAVLAPAGILKQDAEVIQKTKTLLNSWGLEVVFGDHLQTKSHHFAGTDAQRCSDMQTALDNPNIKAIWCARGGYGTLRIIDNLDFEGFKIHPKWIVGYSDVTVLHNALNNMGYESLHAMMCINLTDDATAIKHSVSTLKSALFGTLKSYEIEGYSDNKSGDAMGPLVGGNLSLLTAALGSDTQLDTKGKIIFIEEIGEHKYHIDRQLQSLKRAGYFKHCAGVIIGDMSQLKTNNPAWGQSIEALILEVLKDTDIPVAFGFPAGHEFENRALYFGRKIQLHVTKSKTRVLFVE
- a CDS encoding ATP-binding protein, with product MPEQQNIEWKQSWRDEYLQWISGFANANGGVLYVGKDDNGNVVGVDKYKKLMDELPNKIKDTTGIVCDVNLHEENDNYFIEIAVESFSSPVSYKGKFYLRSGSTNQLLNSTALEDFLLKKKNLTWDAVTMDNASIEDINLEAVESFKKKAIDTGRLPSIGYDTDTETVLRKLELVNQSGRYTRAALLLFGKNPQRYYTTAYLKIGKFGNSPSDLITQDVVETNAFELADKTLELLNSKYIFRNIKYEGLSRKEPPEYPYDAIREILFNAIIHKKYGISPITVKVYNDRISISNFGELPESLTLDDLWKDHRSIPRNRLMANVFYKGGHIEAWGRGTLKIIEECKNYGLLEPLIEERQGGVTVTLFKDIYNEHYLSKLDLNERQVKAIRYIKENKVITNKTYREMFDITDRTVLRDIEELVEFKMFKKIGNGRATKYVINVEGYEY
- a CDS encoding antibiotic biosynthesis monooxygenase family protein; the protein is MMISNTPPPPYYAVIFTSVRTNDNEGYAETDALMSELALQQDGFLGMEHASSEIGITISYWRDVESIKHWKDNLDHQKAQIKGQKTWYSQYKVRIAKVERDYDFLKK